A stretch of Coccidioides posadasii str. Silveira chromosome 2, complete sequence DNA encodes these proteins:
- the SWD1 gene encoding chromatin binding protein (BUSCO:299611at4751~EggNog:ENOG410PF85~COG:S~BUSCO:6052at33183) — MNLALIDPFALAQDYPDSLTGTLRSGHATCLRFNGKGDFLASGRVDGTIVIFDVETNGVARKLRGHSKQIQSLSWSRCGRYLLSSSQDWKCVLWDMKDGSRVRTVRFEAPVYIAELHPFNHWLFVASLFEDHPVLVDISSPKPVKRILPSAPLRPNVENVDPATAAKQAAQDAKQSTCVTIFTALGNHILAGSSKGWINIIETQTCKTIHSTRLCNGVVILLRLASNGRDLLVNSSDRVIRTILMPDLSQLGVSLDPSAIKLEIEHKFQDVVNRLSWNHVAFSATGEFVTASTFMNHDIYVWERSHGSLVKILEGPKEELGVVEWHPSRPMVAACGLESGCIYTWSIVTPQKWSALAPDFQEVEENVIYVEREDEYDIHPAEEVHQRRLDLEDEEPDVLTIEPVKGEVDEDGVEAFRMPVLLDISDSESENDIVAIGPGTMRKKSPAAGREWMNSGNTSENFDDTDSRRGSAVANGVSRGSNRGRRR, encoded by the exons ATGAATCTCGCTCTCATTGATCCTTTCGCTTTAGCTCAGGATTACCCCGATTCTTTGACAGGAACACTCC GTAGTGGGCATGCGACATGTCTTCGCTTTAACGGGAAAGGCGATTTTCTTGCGTCCGGCCGG GTGGATGGCACGATAGTGATCTTTGACGTGGAAACAAACGGTGTTGCTAGGAAGCTACGAGGACACAGTAAACAGATCCAGTCGTTAAG TTGGTCGCGATGTGGGAGATACCTCTTGAGCTCTTCCCAAGACTGGAAATGTGTGCTTTGGGATATGAAAGACGGCTCAAGGGTTAGAACTGTGAGATTCGAGGCGCCGGTTTACATCGCGGAGCTCCATCCTTTTAATCA CTGGCTTTTCGTCGCATCCTTATTCGAAGACCACCCAGTCCTGGTGGATATTAGTTCGCCTAAACCCGTGAAGCGTATTCTTCCATCGGCACCTTTACGGCCGAACGTGGAGAACGTGGATCCTGCAACCGCTGCAAAGCAAGCCGCCCAAGACGCCAAGCAATCGACGTGCGTTACAATATTTACTGCACTAGGAAACCATATATTGGCGGGAAGCTCCAAGGGCTGGATCAATATCATCGAAACACAAACGTGCAAAACGATCCATTCGACTCGTCTCTGCAACGGAGTTGTGATTCTCCTCCGCCTTGCTAGCAATGGACGTGATCTCCTCGTAAATAGTTCGGACAGAGTAATCCGAACAATCTTAATGCCAGATCTTTCCCAGTTAGGCGTCAGCCTGGACCCGTCAGCCATCAAACTCGAGATCGAACACAAGTTCCAAGATGTGGTGAACAGATTAAGCTGGAATCACGTAGCATTTTCCGCAACCGGAGAGTTTGTCACCGCTTCAACGTTCATGAACCACGACATCTACGTTTGGGAGCGTAGCCATGGTTCCCTTGTCAAAATTCTCGAAGGTCCGAAGGAGGAACTTGGGGTTGTAGAATGGCATCCGAGTAGGCCCATGGTCGCGGCATGCGGCTTAGAATCCGGTTGTATCTACACCTGGTCGATCGTGACGCCACAGAAATGGTCTGCACTGGCCCCTGACTTTCAGGAAGTCGAAGAGAACGTGATATACGTTGAGCGCGAGGACGAGTACGATATTCACCCTGCTGAGGAAGTTCACCAGCGCCGATTAGATCTGGAAGACGAGGAACCAGATGTGTTAACAATCGAACCCGTCAAAGGGGAGGTAGACGAGGATGGGGTGGAAGCATTTCGAATGCCAGTCTTACTTGATATTTCGGACAGCGAAAGCGAAAATGATATTGTGGCCATCGGGCCGGGGAcaatgagaaagaaaagcccCGCGGCAGGAAGAGAGTGGATGAATAGTGGGAACACGAGTGAGAATTTCGATGATACCGACAGTCGTCGGGGTAGTGCTGTTGCCAACGGCGTCTCGAGGGGATCAAATCGGGGTCGCCGGAGGTAG
- a CDS encoding uncharacterized protein (EggNog:ENOG410PNGW~COG:S~TransMembrane:1 (i98-117o)~BUSCO:7803at33183) encodes MVVSPPSFNSTYFLWAPPGHVRVRIRIPLPLFYIPFALAVEINIWQPSFRCAPVPLPFLPKAIGDIEITTPGRGPGSRESESNCLCFLLVTRPCRCRIIVLSADFACISFWTLFLPFSKNSPRPFARYVLFELQGLLCLSSQCRLFSTYSAQLAQFRGVENMDISFLAGVPRQNQTEERRTSDNGIPPVPRGTQLSRELEDYPTYLENGRWYHGYRRGQYMFLCDELEQDRLDLFHKLLRVARHEKLHSAPIRIPNRASSGDPGPRILDLGCGTGIWAMDMARAYPQAQVLGVDLAPIQPSNPPSNCTFYSPRDYESPWLLGEDSWDFIHLQMGCGSVTDWKNVYQKIIAHLRPGTGYFEQVEIDFEMRTDGFTLGPNHPLSVWYRLLKEATEAGKRPIAFDRRTISRLESAGFVDITHDAVPLPLSMWGTDHDSMEIGKWYSLAFSESALPLLWAPLSRMKNMSFDDIMRLAQQAKVEAYKKDIRAYNVLHIFTARKPT; translated from the exons ATGGTGGTCTCTCCTCCATCTTTTAACTCTACATATTTTCTTTGGGCTCCACCAGGTCACGTCCGCGTCCGCATCCGCATCCCTCTCCCACTTTTCTATATACCCTTCGCTTTGGCGGTCGAGATTAACATTTGGCAACCATCCTTCCGGTGTGCCCCTGtccctcttccttttctcccGAAAGCCATTGGGGACATTGAAATCACAACGCCTGGAAGGGGACCAGGGAGCAGGGAATCGGAAAGTAattgtttgtgtttcttGTTGGTAACCCGACCTTGCAGATGTCGTATTATTGTATTGTCAGCTGACTTTGCCTGCATATCTTTCTGGACCCTTTTTTTACCCTTTTCAAAAAATTCCCCCCGGCCTTTTGCCCGTTACGTTCTTTTTGAATTGCAGGGACTCCTCTGCCTCTCTTCCCAGTGCCGGTTGTTCTCCACTTACTCAGCCCAGCTGGCACAATTCAGAGGCGTCGAGAACATGGACATATCATTCTTGGCGGGTGTTCCTCGCCAAAATCAAACCGAGGAAAGACGCACATCTGACAATGGCATTCCGCCGGTGCCGCGGGGGACTCAATT GTCGCGCGAACTTGAAGACTATCCAACTTACCTGGAGAATGGACGCTGGTATCATGGCTATCGACGAGGACAGTACATGTTTCTCTGTGATGAGCTGGAGCAAGACCGCCTGGACCTATTTCACAAGCTTCTCCGCGTAGCCAGACACGAGAAACTTCACTCTGCCCCGATAAGGATTCCGAACCGGGCATCTTCGGGCGATCCGGGGCCTCGAATTCTTGACCTTGGTTGCGGGACGGGGATC TGGGCCATGGACATGGCAAGAGCGTATCCGCAAGCACAGGTGCTGGGAGTCGACCTGGCACCTATCCAACCGTCAAACCCACCGTCAAACTGCACCTTTTACTCACCGCGAGATTACGAGAGCCCATGGCTTCTGGGCGAAGACTCCTGGGACTTCATTCACCTGCAGATGGGATGCGGCAGCGTCACGGACTGGAAGAATGTGTATCAGAAGATCATAGCACACTTGAGACCCGGGACCGGATATTTTGAGCAGGTTGAGATCGATTTCGAAATGCGGACTGACGGATTCACTCTCGGGCCCAACCACCCACTTTCTGTCTGGTATCGACTTCTGAAAGAGGCCACTGAGGCTGGGAAGAGACCAATTGCCTTTGACCGCAGGACGATTTCGCGATTGGAAAGCGCCGGCTTTGTAGACATCACCCACGATGCGGTACCGTTGCCGCTCAGCATGTGGGGAACAGACCATGACTCAATGGAAATAGGGAAATGGTATAGCCTTGCATTTTCCGAGAGCGCGCTGCCACTCCTTTGGGCACCACTCAGTCGAATGAAAAACATGTCATTTGATGATATCATGCGTTTGGCTCAGCAAGCAAAAGTGGAGGCGTACAAGAAGGATATAAGGGCATACAATGTCCTTCATATCTTTACAGCAAGGAAACCAACGTAA
- a CDS encoding uncharacterized protein (EggNog:ENOG410PIYB~COG:S~BUSCO:8014at33183) — MVASASFNLLRQQGQGSLSLPAGSYIYSLCRSGSDALAAISSDNSLRRFDRQTLKLLPDGVVTDVHSGSNGGVTCLCAVDGAISEAGPLLATSGRDGTVRLWDSRAMNHGAVSVFLTGNDKRPALLSLACNPAIYSIVAGSELVSAQAALSFWDLRSPGQPRMQYVESHNDDITELCYHPTRNDVLLSGSTDGLVNVYNTTIAEEDDALLQIINHGSIHHAGFIGDKVIYALSHDEVFSIHPFNDPDQNIVEPAPIQFGDLRSALHCDYAVDILVDGGIYAAVGSTREQTLDLVPIVASPEFHFDQAKVWRLPGAHGEEIVRSMLLDSQSQTVFTCGEDGHVRLWREDSEMIIQSDTKSADEPKVKTRPDSQAHDGKHSRNKETRKEKRHKGKRYKPY; from the exons ATGGTAGCCTCAGCATCTTTCAACTTGCTGCGTCAACAGGGCCAGGGTTCTCTATCTTTGCCAGCAGGGAGCTACATCTATTCCCTATGCCGGAGTGGCAGTGATGCGTTGGCTGCCATCTCATCAGATAACTCGCTGCGGCGTTTTGATCGGCAGACTTTGAAACTCCTACCCGATGGAGTGGTCACGGATGTTCACTCCGGAAGCAATGGCGGGGTCACTTGTTTATGCGCGGTTGATGGAGCCATTTCCGAAGCCGGTCCCCTGCTGGCTACTTCAGGAAGGGATGGAACCGTAAGGCTCTGGGATAGTAGGGCGATGAATCACGGCGCTGTTTCCGTTTTTTTGACCGGAAATG ATAAGAGACCCGCTCTTCTTTCACTCGCATGTAACCCAGCAATATACAGCATAGTTGCAGGTAGCGAATTGGTATCTGCGCAAGCAGCACTGTCTTTCTG GGACCTTAGATCACCGGGTCAACCTCGCATGCAATATGTAGAGAGCCACAATGATGATATAACCGAG CTGTGTTACCATCCTACCCGCAACGATGTGCTTCTCTCTGGAAGCACTGATGGCCTTGTTAATGTCTACAATACCACGATCGCAGAGGAAGACGACGCACTGCTGCAGATCATCAACCATGGATCGATTCATCATGCCGGGTTCATTGGAGATAAGGTCATTTATGCCCTCAGCCATGATGAAGTCTTCTCAATCCACCCATTTAACGATCCTGATCAAAACATAGTGGAGCCTGCTCCTATTCAGTTCGGTGATCTTCGCTCTGCATTACATTGTGATTATGCTGTGGACATTTTGGTTGATGGAGGGATATATGCCGCTGTGGGAAGCACCAG GGAGCAAACACTTGACTTGGTACCTATTGTCGCCTCACCAGAGTTTCACTTTGATCAGGCAAAGGTTTGGCGACTGCCAGGCGCACACGGTGAAGAAATCGTTCGTTCCATGTTATTGGACAGTCAG TCTCAGACTGTCTTCACCTGTGGAGAAGATGGCCATGTACGATTATGGAGAGAAGACAGCGAGATGATCATACAGAGTGACACAAAATCTGCAGACGAGCCCAAAGTCAAGACCCGCCCGGATTCACAAGCTCATGACGGGAAACACTCGAGGAATAAGGAAACGCGGAAAGAAAAGCGGCATAAAGGTAAACGATACAAACCTTACTGA
- the RPB1 gene encoding DNA-directed RNA polymerase II subunit rpb1 (EggNog:ENOG410PGUD~COG:K~BUSCO:199at33183), giving the protein MASVKFPFSKAPLRTIKEIQFGLLSPEEIKRMSVVHVEYPETMDEARQRPREKGLNDPRLGTIDRNWRCATCEEGINDCPGHFGHIELSTPVFHIGFLTKIKKLLETVCHNCGKIKANTSDQKYLDALRFRDPKRRFDAIWRLSKDVLICEADPPPDDDDPFGKESSKIVKGHGGCGNAQPQIRKEGISLVGTWKPNKMRDMMDDTDIQQPEKKQITPQMALNIFRNVSEEDVRILGLSNDYARPEWMVITVLPVPPPPVRPSVLVGGSSGGQRGEDDLTYKLAEIIRANQNVTRCEQEGSPEHVVREFESLLQYHVATYMDNDIAGQPQAMQKSNRPVKAIRGRLKGKEGRLRQNLMGKRVDFSARTVITGDPNLSLDEVGVPVSIAQTLTYPEVVTPYNINKLGQLVDNGPDVHPGARYVIRSSGERIDLRHHKGGGGRNFLQWGWRVERHLMDGDVILFNRQPSLHKESMMAHRVRVMPYSTFRLNLSVTTPYNADFDGDEMNLHVPQSEEARAELNQLCLVPLNIVSPQRNGPLMGIVQDTLCGIYKICRRDVFLTKEQVMNMMLWVPEWDGVLPQPAILKPRPRWTGKQMISMVLPSGLNLLRVDRDKVPLAEKFSPLTDTGLLVHGGELMYGMFSKKTVGATGGGIIHTIYNEYGPEVCMNFFNGAQTVVNYWLLHNGFSIGIGDTIPDLATIQKIEEAVRIRKEEVDSITLSATENTLEPLPGMSVRETFESKVSRALNNARDEAGTETEKSLKDLNNAVQMARSGSKGSTINISQMTAVVGQQSVEGKRIPFGFKYRTLPHFTKDDYSPESRGFVENSYLRGLTPTEFFFHAMAGREGLIDTAVKTAETGYIQRKLVKALEEVMVKYDGTVRNSLGDVIQFLYGEDGLDGAFIENQRVDVIRCSDELFRNRFRIDLMDPENSLSPELLEQATEITGDMEVQRYLDEEWEQLQKDRAFLRSVAKEDEEMMQLPINVQRILESAKTTFRIREGTISDLHPADVIPQVQGLLDRLVVVRGDDVISKEAQENATLLFKAQLRSRLAFKRLVVEYSLNKLAFQHVLGAIESRFAKAAANPGEMVGVLAAQSIGEPATQMTLNTFHFAGVSSKNVTLGVPRLKEILNVATHIKTPSMTVYQDPARAMDKESAKQLRSVVEHTNLRSVTEATEIYYDPDIQSTVIEADRDMVESYFIIPEDVMDDLSRQSKWLLRIILSRPKLLDKGLTVQDVAMKIKESYPQDIAVIFSDNNADEQVIRIRQIQDPKQDEEDDDDTEYDVTLKKLEAHLLDTLTLRGVAGVERAFINEKSRVRTLEDGSLYKNSEDPQCKEWVLETSGSALGDVLAIPGVDATRTYSNQFVEILEVFGIEATRTALLRELTQVLAFDGSYVNHRHLALLCDVMTSRGFLMAVTRHGINRADTGALMRCSFEETVEILLDAAAFAELDDCRGVSENLILGQMAPAGTGEFDVYLDQNMLMGVVSNNAGLVTMGNVDKGLISDGAATQYDSGSPMQENMYISSPDPDSQFSPIGQTGSETPAGFTEYQPPGFGGFSPAGARSPGGYSPTSPFNTSPTSPGYSPSSGYSPTSPGMSITSPRYMTSPGFSPASPTFAPTSPAYSPTSPGYGQAQSPTSPSYSPTSPGFSPTSPSYSPTSPSFSPASPAFSPTSPSYSPTSPALGGATGRHLSPTSPTSPKYTPTSPGWSPTSPEAYSPTSPNFAGSPTSPGGPTSPGYSPTSPTFNPTSPRQ; this is encoded by the exons ATGGCTTCCGTAAAATTTCCGTTCTCTAAGGCGCCTTTGCGCACCATCAAAGAGATCCAGTTTGGTCTTCTCTCCCCAGAAGAAATCAAACGGATGAGTGTGGTTCACGTTGAATATCCGGAGACGATG GATGAAGCAAGACAGCGCCCTAGAGAGAAAGGTCTGAATGATCCGCGACTTGGTACTATCGATCGAAATTGGCGTTGCGCCACCTGTGAAGAGGGTATCAACGACTGCCCAGGTCATTTTGGTCATATTGAACTGTCCACACCGGTCTTCCATATTG GTTTCTTGACCAAGATCAAGAAGCTCTTGGAGACTGTTTGCCACAACTGTGGAAAGATCAAGGCCAACACG AGTGACCAGAAATACTTAGATGCTCTCCGTTTCCGCGACCCCAAGAGGCGCTTTGATGCAATCTGGCGGCTCTCGAAAGACGTCCTTATCTGCGAAGCTGATCCTCCTCCCGATGACGACGACCCATTCGGCAAAGAAAGTTCAAAGATCGTCAAGGGCCACGGTGGATGCGGAAATGCGCAACCCCAGATCCGAAAGGAAGGTATCAGCCTTGTTGGAACTTGGAAGCCGAACAAAATGCGAGACATGATGGATGACACGGATATTCAGCAGCCTGAGAAGAAGCAAATCACTCCGCAGATGGCTCTAAATATATTCAGGAATGTCTCGGAGGAGGATGTTCGAATCTTGGGTCTAAGTAACGACTATGCGAGGCCCGAGTGGATGGTCATCACTGTTCTTCCAGTACCTCCACCTCCAGTTCGCCCAAGCGTCCTTGTTGGTGGAAGCTCTGGAGGGCAGCGCGGCGAAGACGACCTAACCTACAAGCTGGCAGAAATAATTCGCGCGAACCAAAACGTCACTCGTTGCGAGCAAGAAGGATCTCCTGAGCATGTCGTTCGCGAATTTGAGTCGCTGCTACAGTACCACGTCGCAACATACATGGATAACGATATTGCTGGGCAACCGCAAGCTATGCAAAAATCAAACAGGCCAGTCAAGGCTATACGCGGTCGTCTAAAGGGGAAAGAAGGACGACTTCGTCAAAACTTAATGGGTAAACGTGTCGACTTTTCAGCACGTACCGTTATCACTGGTGACCCTAATCTGTCTTTGGATGAAGTCGGTGTTCCTGTCAGCATTGCACAGACTTTGACTTATCCGGAGGTTGTCACCCCCTACAATATTAATAAACTAGGCCAGCTAGTTGATAATGGGCCTGATGTTCATCCCGGAGCGCGTTATGTGATTCGCAGTTCCGGTGAGCGCATTGATCTACGGCACCACAAGGGCGGCGGTGGGCGGAATTTCTTGCAATGGGGCTGGAGAGTTGAGCGCCATCTCATGGACGGAGATGTCATCTTGTTCAATCGACAGCCCTCTCTACACAAGGAATCCATGATGGCTCACCGCGTTCGAGTTATGCCGTACTCGACGTTTCGCTTGAACTTATCCGTCACAACTCCATATAACGCCGATTTTGACGGTGATGAAATGAACTTGCACGTCCCACAAAGTGAAGAAGCGCGCGCAGAGCTTAACCAGCTATGTTTGGTTccattgaatattgtttcgCCGCAGCGAAACGGTCCGTTGATGGGTATCGTCCAGGATACACTCTGTGGTATTTACAAAATCTGCCGTCGTGATGTCTTCTTGACCAAAGAGCAAGTCATGAATATGATGCTCTGGGTTCCTGAGTGGGATGGTGTGCTGCCGCAACCTGCAATTCTTAAACCACGCCCGAGATGGACCGGTAAACAAATGATTAGTATGGTGCTACCATCTGGTCTTAATCTTTTACGCGTGGATCGGGATAAAGTGCCCTTAGCCGAAAAGTTTTCACCATTGACCGATACCGGCCTGCTGGTACATGGGGGTGAACTCATGTATGGAATGTTCTCCAAGAAAACAGTGGGCGCGACTGGCGGCGGTATTATCCATACGATCTACAACGAATATGGCCCTGAGGTTTGTATGAACTTCTTTAATGGCGCTCAAACCGTGGTAAACTATTGGCTTCTGCACAATGGATTCAGCATTGGTATTGGTGATACAATTCCCGATCTTGCTACCATCCAAAAAATCGAAGAAGCGGTGCGCATTAGAAAGGAAGAAGTGGATTCCATTACTCTCAGCGCGACAGAGAACACACTCGAACCTCTTCCTGGTATGAGCGTTCGAGAGACGTTTGAAAGCAAAGTTTCTCGTGCTCTCAACAATGCTCGTGATGAAGCAGGTACCGAAACCGAAAAGAGCTTGAAGGATTTGAACAATGCAGTGCAAATGGCACGTTCTGGTTCAAAGGGTTCGACGATCAATATATCCCAGATGACAGCCGTTGTGGGACAACAGTCCGTGGAAGGAAAACGTATCCCTTTCGGCTTCAAATATCGCACTTTGCCCCATTTCACGAAGGACGATTACTCACCAGAATCGCGTGGCTTTGTTGAAAACTCTTATCTTCGTGGTTTGACACCTACCGAGTTTTTCTTCCACGCCATGGCCGGTCGTGAAGGTCTTATCGATACCGCTGTCAAGACAGCCGAGACCGGTTACATCCAGCGAAAGCTTGTTAAGGCATTGGAAGAAGTTATGGTCAAGTATGATGGTACTGTCCGCAATTCACTAGGAGATGTCATCCAATTCCTCTACGGTGAAGATGGTCTCGATGGAGCATTCATTGAGAACCAACGTGTTGACGTTATCAGATGCTCTGATGAACTATTCCGCAATAGATTCCGTATTGACCTTATGGATCCGGAAAACTCTCTGTCCCCTGAACTTCTCGAGCAAGCTACAGAGATCACCGGTGATATGGAAGTGCAAAGATACCTTGATGAAGAATGGGAGCAATTGCAAAAGGACCGGGCCTTTTTGCGTTCTGTTGCAAAAGAGGATGAAGAGATGATGCAGTTGCCGATCAATGTTCAGCGAATTCTAGAGTCGGCGAAGACTACATTCAGGATTCGTGAAGGCACGATCAGTGACTTACACCCTGCAGACGTCATTCCTCAGGTACAAGGACTACTTGACCGCTTGGTTGTGGTCCGTGGCGACGACGTTATATCAAAGGAGGCACAAGAAAACGCTACATTGCTTTTCAAAGCTCAACTTCGTTCTCGATTAGCGTTCAAGCGTTTAGTTGTGGAATACTCGTTGAACAAGCTTGCCTTTCAGCATGTCCTTGGCGCCATTGAAAGTCGATTCGCGAAAGCAGCGGCAAACCCGGGCGAAATGGTCGGTGTCTTGGCGGCGCAATCTATTGGAGAGCCGGCAACGCAAATGACATTGAATACTTTCCATTTTGCTGGTGTTTCTTCGAAGAACGTTACTCTAGGTGTTCCTCGTCTGAAGGAAATTCTCAATGTCGCCACCCACATCAAAACCCCGTCGATGACCGTGTATCAAGATCCTGCACGTGCAATGGACAAAGAATCCGCCAAGCAACTCCGTAGTGTTGTCGAGCATACAAACCTAAGATCCGTGACAGAGGCAACCGAAATCTACTATGACCCTGACATTCAGTCAACAGTCATTGAAGCTGATCGCGATATGGTTGAATCATACTTCATTATCCCTGAGGACGTTATGGATGATTTATCTCGGCAATCCAAATGGCTGCTCCGTATCATTCTGAGCCGACCTAAACTCCTGGATAAGGGTCTCACTGTCCAAGATGTGGCTATGAAAATCAAGGAGTCCTACCCTCAAGATATTGCGGTCATTTTCAGTGACAACAACGCTGACGAACAAGTCATTCGGATTCGCCAAATCCAAGATCCCAAGCAggatgaagaggatgatgatgacacTGAATATGATGTAACGCTAAAGAAACTTGAAGCTCATTTACTTGATACGCTTACTCTACGTGGTGTGGCGGGAGTTGAGCGTGCGTTCATTAATGAGAAATCTCGAGTTCGTACCCTTGAGGATGGATCTCTTTACAAGAACAGTGAAGATCCACAATGTAAGGAATGGGTCCTTGAAACCAGCGGATCTGCCCTCGGCGATGTTCTAGCTATCCCAGGAGTCGATGCTACCCGAACATATTCCAACCAGTTCGTTGAGATTCTCGAGGTATTTGGAATCGAGGCAACCCGAACCGCCCTCCTGCGAGAATTGACCCAAGTGCTTGCGTTTGATGGTTCATATGTCAACCATCGTCACTTGGCTCTGCTCTGCGATGTCATGACTTCGAGAGGATTCCTCATGGCTGTCACAAGACATGGTATCAACCGTGCGGACACCGGAGCATTGATGAGGTGTTCTTTCGAAGAAACCGTTGAAATCCTGCTCGATGCAGCAGCATTCGCCGAGCTTGATGATTGTCGAGGTGTTTCGGAGAATCTTATCCTGGGTCAAATGGCACCTGCGGGTACTGGTGAATTTGACGTTTACCTTGACCAGAATATGCTTATGGGGGTTGTGTCCAACAATGCTGGATTAGTCACCATGGGTAACGTCGACAAAGGTTTGATTTCCGATGGAGCGGCAACGCAGTACGATAGTGGTTCGCCAATGCAAGAGAATATGTATATCAGCTCGCCTGATCCAGATTCTCAGTTCTCTCCAATCGGGCAAACCGGGTCTGAAACTCCAGCTGGATTTACTGAGTATCAACCGCCAGGATTCGGTGGCTTCAGTCCGGCTGGAGCGAGAAGTCCTGGTGGCTACTCGCCGACCAGCCCTTTCAATACCAGCCCAACATCCCCTGGATATTCTCCTTCCTCGGGTTACTCTCCAACCTCTCCTGGCATGAGCATTACTAGCCCACGGTACATGACATCTCCCGGGTTCTCTCCAGCGAGCCCTACCTTTGCGCCCACCTCCCCAGCGTATTCTCCGACTTCGCCCGGCTATGGACAGGCTCAGTCACCCACCTCCCCTTCATACTCGCCTACTTCTCCCGGGTTCTCTCCAACTTCTCCAAGCTACAGCCCAACGTCACCAAGCTTCAGTCCAGCTTCTCCCGCCTTCAGCCCTACTTCACCTAGCTACAGCCCTACGAGCCCTGCTCTTGGCGGTGCTACTGGCAGACACCTTTCCCCAACTTCACCCACCTCGCCGAAATACACCCCCACTTCACCTGGTTGGTCACCTACCAGCCCAGAAGCGTATTCACCAACTTCTCCCAATTTTGCTGGTTCCCCGACTTCTCCAGGTGGTCCTACTTCTCCAGGCTATAGCCCAACATCTCCCACCTTCAACCCGAC GTCTCCCCGCCAGTAG